One part of the Bacteroidia bacterium genome encodes these proteins:
- a CDS encoding SUMF1/EgtB/PvdO family nonheme iron enzyme — protein sequence MSDSVSNKRAIDLSFLKNQEEETILRDNYLFVIGINEYQNCTPLGNAVNDARSFAKVLNEKYRFKKEHTFSLINEEATINNIDDTFKELKNKIRTETDNLVIFFCGHGYYDEEWDTAYWVPVEARADRALGEYFSHEDLMKRINRIETHHTVVIADSCYSGAAFVSQKRSHDPNSQVFAKEPSRWMLASGRNEPVNDGTINENSPFTKELLDILNRESNSGIRMGTLVERLKTRVNHNYDQTPIGQPLKDVGDKGGEFIFFPRDNEEERWKEAKTINTLEILDLFINDFRGGKFEKEAQKSIGVIKAAELFSKINIEPTEALCQEYQDNFPEGEDLLEVSKIKFALTENRVWREALESNSLAAFENYLSKYPDGSFKEEADERKREQTKGLKAWQEAEAFYNIQAFENFIKEYPNSEFFEQATFKLKELKAWKHAKASKKAEMLEAFIGDFPESPHLGKAEELLANTAERKQKKKMQLIVTGVSFLVFLTVAVIWFRNEQNKKERFDKNIGIAEYEIRQGNFTKVIVALEKAEEAMPDNKELLRLDNLSQIGRQLMSNDSLGKFWMDEKEWVKAQEHFREYKNLLGKGYETLKSFENGHLDSLFSEHFDLNQKSRVDETLQFLKDKLDHEKVAETVLDISNAGDDLFIAGAYEQALEFYDSAKVEDRFDEAGYLAEKIALAKLQKVLPAMILVPGGKLRLKSSKYVGKEIPSFFISKFEITNEQYAAFLNAKMDYEKTEDWIELSYSGIELSGKTFIVERNHKELPVVGVSWYGANAYAEWVMASLPTESEWEFAASAGGTENFEYSGSNVSRLVANVYWTRVKQRAQKVGKEDSNGLGIYDMSGNVWEWVSTDNGKRKIIKGGSINRKEAYAKIIAQGDLKPESFTTYNKEGRPYTNDLGFRIIRRKK from the coding sequence ATGTCTGACTCTGTATCAAACAAACGCGCAATCGACCTAAGTTTTCTGAAAAATCAGGAAGAAGAAACCATACTTAGGGACAACTACCTCTTTGTAATCGGTATCAATGAGTATCAAAACTGTACCCCTTTAGGGAATGCTGTAAATGACGCAAGAAGTTTTGCGAAAGTGCTCAATGAGAAGTATCGATTCAAAAAGGAACACACCTTTAGCCTAATCAACGAAGAGGCAACCATAAACAATATTGACGATACCTTTAAAGAGCTAAAAAATAAAATCAGAACAGAAACAGATAATCTGGTCATATTTTTCTGTGGACACGGATATTATGACGAAGAATGGGATACGGCCTATTGGGTTCCGGTTGAAGCGCGTGCTGATCGGGCATTGGGAGAATATTTCTCACATGAAGATCTGATGAAAAGGATCAACAGAATCGAGACCCATCATACAGTTGTTATAGCAGATTCCTGTTATTCGGGTGCAGCTTTTGTAAGCCAAAAAAGGTCCCATGATCCCAACTCACAAGTCTTTGCAAAAGAGCCTTCAAGGTGGATGCTGGCCTCTGGTCGAAATGAACCAGTAAACGATGGAACAATCAATGAAAATAGTCCTTTTACCAAAGAATTGTTAGATATCCTTAATAGAGAATCCAATTCCGGTATTCGGATGGGTACCCTCGTAGAACGCCTGAAAACTCGTGTAAATCATAATTATGATCAAACTCCTATTGGTCAACCTCTGAAAGATGTGGGTGATAAGGGCGGGGAGTTTATATTTTTTCCCCGAGATAATGAAGAGGAAAGATGGAAAGAGGCTAAAACCATCAATACCCTTGAGATACTTGACTTATTTATAAATGACTTTCGCGGAGGGAAATTTGAGAAGGAAGCTCAGAAAAGCATAGGTGTTATTAAGGCCGCAGAACTTTTTTCCAAAATAAACATAGAGCCTACAGAAGCTCTTTGCCAGGAATATCAGGATAACTTCCCTGAAGGCGAAGACCTCTTAGAGGTTTCGAAAATAAAATTTGCCCTTACAGAAAATCGGGTGTGGAGAGAAGCGCTTGAATCCAATAGCCTGGCAGCATTTGAAAATTACTTGAGTAAGTATCCGGATGGCTCTTTTAAAGAGGAGGCCGACGAACGAAAACGCGAACAAACAAAAGGATTAAAAGCCTGGCAAGAAGCAGAAGCCTTTTACAACATTCAGGCCTTTGAAAACTTTATCAAAGAATATCCCAATAGCGAGTTTTTTGAACAGGCTACCTTTAAATTAAAGGAATTGAAGGCCTGGAAGCATGCAAAAGCTTCTAAAAAGGCTGAGATGCTCGAAGCTTTTATTGGAGATTTTCCGGAAAGTCCTCATTTGGGCAAAGCTGAAGAATTGCTGGCGAATACTGCAGAAAGGAAACAAAAGAAGAAAATGCAATTAATTGTTACAGGGGTGTCTTTTCTGGTATTTTTGACGGTCGCAGTGATTTGGTTCAGAAATGAACAGAATAAAAAAGAGAGATTTGATAAAAACATTGGCATCGCTGAATACGAAATCCGCCAGGGGAATTTTACTAAGGTGATTGTTGCTCTGGAAAAAGCTGAGGAAGCTATGCCAGACAATAAAGAGTTACTTAGGCTGGATAACCTAAGTCAAATCGGTCGCCAGCTGATGAGCAATGATAGCTTGGGGAAATTTTGGATGGATGAAAAAGAATGGGTAAAAGCTCAGGAACATTTTAGGGAATACAAAAACCTATTAGGAAAAGGCTATGAAACCCTGAAAAGTTTTGAAAATGGACACTTGGATTCCTTGTTTAGCGAACACTTTGATCTGAACCAAAAATCCCGGGTAGATGAGACATTGCAATTCCTAAAGGATAAACTTGATCATGAAAAGGTCGCAGAGACTGTCCTGGATATTAGTAATGCTGGCGATGACTTATTCATTGCTGGTGCATACGAACAAGCACTTGAATTTTACGATTCAGCCAAAGTCGAAGATAGGTTTGATGAAGCCGGATACCTGGCCGAAAAAATAGCCTTGGCTAAATTACAGAAGGTTTTACCTGCTATGATTCTTGTTCCAGGTGGTAAACTAAGGTTGAAATCTTCCAAATACGTGGGTAAGGAAATACCGAGCTTTTTCATTAGTAAATTCGAAATCACCAATGAGCAGTATGCAGCTTTCCTCAATGCAAAGATGGATTATGAGAAAACCGAGGATTGGATCGAGTTAAGTTATTCTGGTATTGAACTTTCAGGAAAAACCTTTATAGTAGAAAGAAATCATAAGGAACTTCCTGTTGTTGGCGTAAGCTGGTATGGAGCAAATGCCTATGCTGAATGGGTGATGGCTTCCTTGCCCACAGAATCAGAATGGGAATTTGCTGCAAGTGCGGGCGGAACCGAAAACTTTGAGTACAGCGGGAGTAATGTCTCAAGACTAGTGGCAAATGTTTACTGGACCCGGGTTAAGCAGCGTGCCCAGAAAGTAGGAAAGGAAGATTCTAATGGACTTGGAATTTATGATATGAGTGGAAATGTATGGGAATGGGTGAGTACAGATAATGGAAAAAGAAAGATTATCAAAGGAGGCTCAATTAATAGGAAGGAAGCCTATGCGAAAATTATAGCACAAGGAGATCTGAAACCCGAAAGTTTCACGACTTACAATAAAGAAGGAAGACCGTACACCAACGACCTCGGCTTCCGCATCATCCGCAGGAAAAAATAA
- a CDS encoding NAD(P)-dependent oxidoreductase: MSFSLSKNTKIGWIGTGVMGISMLKHLIDEGYSAFVYNRTKSKAESSIAAGAVWKDSPMEVAAAADVIFTIVGFPQDVEEVYFGEKGILKTARKGSVLVDMTTTRPSLAVKIYEQASAKGVKSIDAPVSGGDVGAQNGTLSIMIGGDKEEVDALMPLFELMGKNMVYEGKAGSGQHTKMCNQITIAGTMIGVCESLLYGYKAGLNLEVMLEAISGGAAGCWTLSNLAPRIVKRNFDPGFYVEHFIKDMEIALEEAKAMNLALPGLALVHQLYKAVEAQGHGRKGTHALSLALEKISNVKV; encoded by the coding sequence ATGTCTTTCAGCCTGTCAAAAAATACTAAAATCGGATGGATTGGTACCGGAGTAATGGGTATCTCAATGTTGAAACACCTTATTGATGAAGGCTATAGTGCTTTTGTTTACAATCGTACAAAATCCAAAGCTGAGAGTTCTATAGCGGCGGGTGCGGTATGGAAAGACAGTCCCATGGAAGTAGCTGCAGCAGCTGATGTGATTTTTACAATTGTGGGTTTTCCTCAGGATGTCGAAGAGGTTTATTTTGGGGAAAAGGGCATTTTGAAAACTGCTCGCAAGGGAAGTGTGTTGGTTGATATGACGACTACTCGTCCTAGTCTAGCCGTAAAAATTTATGAGCAGGCAAGTGCAAAGGGTGTTAAATCTATTGATGCACCTGTATCTGGGGGAGATGTTGGAGCCCAAAACGGGACGCTATCCATTATGATTGGGGGAGATAAAGAAGAGGTAGATGCCCTCATGCCGCTTTTTGAACTGATGGGCAAAAACATGGTGTATGAAGGCAAGGCAGGATCGGGGCAGCATACCAAAATGTGTAACCAAATCACCATAGCCGGGACAATGATCGGGGTTTGTGAAAGCCTGCTATATGGATATAAGGCGGGCTTGAATCTGGAAGTAATGCTGGAAGCCATCAGTGGAGGGGCAGCCGGATGCTGGACCTTGAGTAATCTGGCACCTCGAATTGTGAAAAGAAATTTTGATCCGGGATTTTATGTGGAGCATTTTATCAAGGATATGGAAATAGCACTGGAAGAAGCCAAGGCTATGAATCTGGCTTTGCCGGGTTTAGCCCTTGTTCACCAATTATATAAGGCCGTAGAAGCTCAGGGACATGGGCGGAAAGGAACACATGCCTTGAGTCTGGCATTGGAGAAAATTTCTAACGTCAAGGTCTGA
- a CDS encoding sigma-70 family RNA polymerase sigma factor encodes MPRTTNLIQRIATYDDKLAFESLLKLYSERLFTYAMVLLKKEELAEEVVSDVWLKLWNNRKRLTEIIHFDSYLYTAIKNQALSYSVKENSLNGSLHRIRDYHHLPIEPASLEPDPFKQLEAKELKEVIIEVTNLLPPLGKKAFRMVREEGRSYQESADALGISVNTLKTHLRRATKKLRKQISIRFSEFTLL; translated from the coding sequence ATGCCCAGGACTACTAACCTCATACAGCGGATCGCCACCTACGATGATAAACTCGCATTTGAAAGTTTGCTTAAACTTTATAGTGAGCGCTTGTTTACCTATGCAATGGTTCTGCTGAAAAAGGAAGAGTTGGCAGAGGAAGTAGTTTCTGATGTTTGGCTCAAACTCTGGAACAATCGAAAAAGACTCACGGAAATCATACATTTCGATTCATACCTCTACACAGCCATCAAGAATCAGGCCCTTAGCTATTCTGTTAAAGAGAATAGCTTGAATGGATCGCTACATAGGATTAGGGATTACCATCATCTTCCTATTGAACCTGCAAGTCTTGAGCCTGATCCATTTAAGCAACTGGAAGCCAAGGAATTGAAAGAGGTGATCATAGAAGTAACCAATCTATTGCCTCCACTTGGGAAGAAAGCATTTCGCATGGTTCGAGAAGAAGGTCGCTCCTATCAGGAAAGCGCAGATGCTCTTGGTATCAGTGTCAATACCCTCAAGACACATCTTCGTCGCGCGACCAAAAAACTCAGAAAGCAAATCAGCATACGCTTCTCTGAATTTACCCTTTTATAA
- a CDS encoding FecR domain-containing protein, with protein MDNIDDIILKSLNHSANTEELEQLEAWLSASKYNEHVYKELLNAWSQGKKTDYNRVSNIWNKYQEKAEIGKEAESLSPPFRPKRLYSRRNWSIAASISVLIALGLSVFFISERNSRIIYQTAFGEKMEVVLADQSEITLNANSRLWHYKGKPREVWLDGEAFFHVSKKPESGAKFTVLTSDLEVEVLGTSFNVNSLKQKTDVFLEEGKVKLHLKGKQKDKIELIPGDLLSYSANKAGSLTKRRNTSQNLTSWKDGAIILEMVAVSKVLDEMERIYGISIQLKDKRILNKEIMLAIPIENRSIALSALENVLGRKIKQTRDNEYLIE; from the coding sequence ATGGATAATATAGACGACATAATCCTAAAGTCCCTTAATCACTCAGCAAATACGGAAGAATTGGAACAATTGGAAGCCTGGCTCAGCGCTTCCAAATACAATGAGCACGTATATAAAGAATTGCTAAATGCGTGGAGCCAGGGTAAGAAGACTGATTACAATAGGGTATCGAATATTTGGAACAAGTACCAGGAAAAAGCAGAAATCGGGAAAGAGGCTGAATCACTGTCGCCTCCTTTTCGGCCTAAGCGGCTATATTCACGAAGGAATTGGAGCATAGCTGCGAGCATAAGTGTACTGATCGCTTTAGGTCTGAGTGTATTTTTTATCTCGGAAAGAAATTCGCGGATCATATACCAGACTGCTTTCGGGGAAAAAATGGAAGTTGTCCTGGCTGACCAGTCTGAAATCACCTTAAATGCAAATTCCCGCCTTTGGCACTACAAAGGAAAACCCAGAGAAGTCTGGCTGGATGGAGAAGCTTTTTTCCATGTGAGTAAAAAGCCGGAAAGCGGAGCAAAATTCACGGTACTGACTTCTGATCTGGAAGTCGAAGTATTAGGAACTTCATTTAATGTGAATAGCCTTAAACAGAAAACCGATGTGTTTCTGGAAGAAGGGAAAGTAAAGCTCCACCTAAAAGGAAAGCAAAAGGATAAAATAGAACTGATCCCGGGTGATCTACTTTCTTATTCAGCCAATAAAGCAGGCAGTCTCACCAAAAGAAGAAATACCTCTCAAAACCTCACCTCCTGGAAAGATGGGGCAATTATTCTGGAAATGGTTGCAGTTTCAAAAGTCCTGGACGAAATGGAACGCATCTATGGGATCAGCATACAATTGAAGGACAAAAGAATTTTAAATAAAGAAATCATGCTGGCAATCCCGATCGAAAACAGAAGTATTGCCTTATCAGCCCTTGAAAATGTATTGGGCAGAAAGATCAAGCAGACGAGAGATAATGAATATTTAATAGAATAA
- a CDS encoding TonB-dependent receptor produces MSSSFLRAEERPILEDRPLMEVLKEISEKYQVFFSFDAKLVREISVDYQFKQEEKFEEAINRLLTTTSLSYKFLGSKYYVIYKRDRKGIKTLKKLERKILQIQNLEENGSVRLHPAVSDRAARMQTITNSTLEMMEKNVSGTITGEDGTALVGASVRAKGTTIGALTDQQGKFSLTVPDEVTTLLVSYIGYATQEVEIGNRSVVDIVMNAEASSLDEVVVVAYGTQKKATITGAVVAVDGADLLPSPSVDLSNSLAGRLPGLVVIQPSGEPGADGAIVRIRGQNTLGNSSPLIVIDGIPDRDGGLGRLSPQDIESISVLKDASAAIYGARAANGAILITTKRGKSGKPQIRYDFNKGWSQPTVVPEMSNAPEYARIMNELPIYRTIPVEEWQTAWNSIQTTGVYDSPTPGVSTLNANYSPEAVRKHEDQSDPWGFPDTDWFGDAFKTWSPQDRHNLQLSGGTEDVQYLASLGYVHQDAVYRESATFYDQFNIRLNLDAKVNDYIRTSIGVMGRREDRNYPTVGAGAIFRMLMRGRPVEPEVWPNGLPGPDIENGENPYVVTTNATGYDRQPTDFIQTNGTIDITNPWIDGLKLSLSGAVDLNRGTRKLWQTPWMLYFWDRVSTDANGDPLLEGAVRSPFSDPRLTQSSSSVLNTNVTAILSYDKSFGGSNLNVLAGVTREEFTGEGFSAFRRNYISAAVDQLFAGGSLQQNTGGSAYERARLGYYGRIAYNYQEKYLAEFIWRYDGSYIFPESDRFGFFPGLLLGWNVTNEDFFDVGAIDYLKIRGSYGQMGNDQVFFNNQLQEFAYLSTFGFGEYPINSQVVTTLRETLLANPSFTWERANNLNVGIDAALFNNRIDVTLEYFKNRRDQILIQETGSTPASSGISSLLPPVNAGKVDNEGFEFLVAYNHSSNNGVQFRASINGGYAKNTVVFMDEVPGAPDYQLQEGMPIGAYLVYQSDGVFRDQAEIEANNIDYSTVTSQLLPGDMKFEDVNGDGVINGDDQVRIDDNGVPTFNFGATFSLTYGGFDFNLLLQGATGASQRFQTESGDIGNFTKYAHDNRWSIDNPSGEHPRLASRGDTYYTGGAYGNNTYYLFSKDYIRLKNIEIGYNIPGSVLNDVNFFNSIRVYANALNLITFDKHGIFDPEATNGAGTYYPQARVLNAGFTLTF; encoded by the coding sequence ATGAGCAGCTCTTTCTTAAGAGCTGAGGAAAGACCGATACTTGAAGATCGACCTTTGATGGAGGTTCTAAAGGAGATCAGTGAAAAGTATCAGGTATTTTTCTCCTTCGATGCCAAATTAGTCCGCGAAATTAGCGTGGATTACCAATTTAAACAGGAAGAAAAGTTTGAGGAAGCGATCAATCGTTTACTCACCACAACCAGTTTGAGTTACAAATTCCTGGGTTCCAAGTACTACGTGATTTATAAACGCGACAGGAAAGGGATAAAGACTCTCAAAAAACTGGAAAGGAAAATCCTTCAAATCCAGAATCTTGAAGAAAATGGAAGCGTGCGCTTGCATCCTGCTGTTTCTGACAGAGCGGCCAGAATGCAAACCATTACCAATTCTACATTAGAAATGATGGAGAAGAATGTAAGCGGTACCATTACTGGAGAAGATGGAACAGCCCTGGTTGGTGCTTCTGTACGCGCCAAGGGAACCACCATCGGAGCCCTGACTGATCAGCAAGGGAAATTCTCATTGACTGTCCCTGACGAAGTTACTACCCTCTTGGTTTCTTACATCGGCTATGCTACTCAAGAAGTCGAAATAGGAAATCGTTCTGTTGTTGACATTGTCATGAATGCAGAAGCTTCTTCTCTTGATGAAGTAGTGGTAGTTGCCTATGGTACGCAGAAAAAAGCCACCATTACCGGCGCTGTTGTAGCTGTTGATGGAGCAGACCTGCTTCCTTCACCTTCTGTAGACCTGTCCAACTCACTCGCCGGGCGTCTGCCAGGTTTGGTTGTAATTCAGCCAAGTGGTGAGCCAGGTGCTGATGGAGCTATCGTGAGAATTCGGGGTCAGAACACCCTCGGGAACAGCAGTCCTCTGATTGTTATTGATGGTATTCCTGACAGAGATGGAGGCCTTGGACGTTTGAGTCCTCAGGACATTGAGTCTATCTCTGTATTGAAGGATGCATCTGCTGCGATTTATGGAGCTCGTGCTGCAAATGGAGCGATTCTGATTACTACCAAAAGAGGTAAATCAGGTAAACCTCAAATTCGCTACGATTTTAACAAAGGATGGTCTCAGCCAACGGTTGTACCGGAGATGTCAAATGCTCCTGAGTATGCCCGTATCATGAATGAGCTACCGATCTATCGTACTATCCCTGTTGAAGAATGGCAAACTGCCTGGAACAGCATCCAGACTACGGGTGTTTACGACTCTCCTACTCCTGGAGTAAGTACCCTCAATGCTAATTACAGCCCTGAAGCTGTACGTAAGCATGAAGATCAGTCCGATCCCTGGGGATTCCCTGATACGGATTGGTTTGGAGACGCCTTCAAAACATGGTCTCCTCAGGATCGTCATAACTTGCAGCTCTCAGGTGGAACAGAAGATGTCCAATACCTGGCTTCTTTAGGCTATGTTCACCAGGATGCAGTTTATCGCGAATCTGCTACCTTCTATGACCAGTTCAACATTCGTTTGAATCTGGATGCCAAGGTCAATGATTACATCAGGACCAGCATAGGAGTTATGGGTAGAAGAGAAGATAGAAACTATCCTACCGTAGGTGCAGGTGCTATTTTCCGTATGTTGATGCGGGGTCGTCCTGTAGAACCTGAAGTTTGGCCAAATGGTCTGCCAGGTCCAGATATTGAGAATGGTGAAAATCCATATGTAGTAACAACAAATGCTACTGGATATGATCGCCAGCCTACTGACTTTATCCAAACTAATGGAACTATCGATATCACCAATCCATGGATTGATGGTTTGAAACTTTCACTTTCAGGTGCAGTTGACCTCAATAGAGGTACACGCAAATTGTGGCAAACTCCCTGGATGCTCTATTTCTGGGATAGAGTCTCTACTGATGCAAATGGTGATCCTCTTCTTGAGGGAGCCGTTAGATCCCCTTTCTCTGACCCACGTTTGACGCAGTCCAGCAGTTCTGTATTGAATACCAATGTAACAGCTATTCTGAGTTACGATAAATCCTTTGGAGGAAGTAACCTGAATGTTCTTGCAGGGGTAACACGTGAAGAATTCACCGGTGAAGGATTTAGTGCTTTCAGAAGAAACTATATCTCCGCTGCCGTTGACCAATTGTTTGCAGGGGGATCACTCCAGCAAAACACAGGCGGTAGTGCCTACGAGCGTGCTCGTTTGGGATACTATGGTCGTATAGCCTACAACTACCAGGAGAAATATCTTGCTGAGTTTATCTGGCGTTATGATGGATCTTATATCTTCCCAGAGTCAGATCGTTTTGGTTTCTTCCCAGGTTTATTGTTGGGATGGAATGTTACCAATGAAGACTTCTTTGACGTTGGTGCAATTGATTACCTGAAAATCCGTGGTTCTTATGGACAGATGGGTAATGACCAGGTATTCTTCAACAATCAGCTCCAGGAATTTGCTTACCTGTCCACTTTTGGATTTGGTGAGTATCCGATCAACAGCCAGGTTGTTACAACTCTGCGTGAGACTTTGCTTGCCAACCCAAGCTTTACCTGGGAGAGAGCCAATAACCTCAACGTAGGTATTGATGCAGCATTGTTCAATAACAGAATTGATGTTACGCTTGAATACTTCAAGAACAGAAGAGATCAAATTCTGATTCAGGAAACGGGTTCTACCCCTGCTTCTTCCGGAATCAGTAGTCTTCTTCCTCCTGTAAACGCAGGAAAAGTAGATAATGAAGGATTTGAGTTCCTCGTCGCATACAACCATTCTTCCAATAATGGTGTTCAGTTCAGAGCTAGTATAAATGGTGGTTATGCCAAGAATACAGTAGTATTTATGGACGAAGTACCTGGTGCTCCTGATTACCAATTGCAAGAAGGAATGCCAATCGGTGCATACCTCGTTTACCAATCTGATGGTGTATTCAGAGATCAGGCGGAAATTGAGGCCAACAATATCGACTACAGTACAGTTACTTCTCAACTGCTTCCTGGAGACATGAAGTTTGAGGACGTTAATGGAGACGGAGTTATTAATGGAGATGACCAGGTTCGTATAGACGATAATGGTGTACCTACTTTCAACTTCGGTGCAACCTTCAGCCTGACTTACGGTGGATTCGACTTCAACTTATTGCTTCAAGGTGCTACCGGAGCTTCTCAGAGATTCCAAACTGAATCTGGAGACATCGGTAACTTTACCAAGTATGCACATGACAACCGTTGGTCTATTGACAATCCTAGTGGTGAGCACCCACGTCTTGCTAGCCGTGGTGATACTTACTATACAGGAGGTGCTTATGGAAACAATACCTACTATCTATTCAGCAAGGATTATATCCGTCTGAAAAACATAGAGATTGGGTACAACATTCCTGGAAGCGTATTGAATGATGTGAATTTCTTCAATAGCATCAGGGTTTATGCCAATGCACTAAATTTGATTACTTTTGATAAACACGGAATATTTGATCCGGAAGCAACGAATGGAGCGGGTACTTATTACCCACAAGCTCGCGTTCTGAACGCCGGTTTCACCTTAACTTTCTAA
- a CDS encoding RagB/SusD family nutrient uptake outer membrane protein — protein MKLTRIIFSVLFVAAISYSCSNDFLNTQPLDKISSDATWADGPLSQAFVFNVYSFLGYGGFEEEGLSSFTDEAMFTHAGRGINTFTESTISPDNLGNQSSTFEWGQMYLAIRQANIAIQNLPASTFNDDELRDQLLGESYFLRAYYYHQLLRFYGGVPIIDRPYELNEDYSIARNTFQECIEFIVSDLDQAAQLLNGKNPEAGRATQIAAMSLKARVLLYAASDLHDAATAQANSSTLSGFSNIELLAYVGGDRNARWRAAQAAAKAVLDATTGYKFGLTAPVSAEEGKANYVSVAMGGVSSVADAAAAAELIFQRTHTTLFTQENNWPLGGIHFGVNNGPNGYHNWAGNTPIQQLVDDYEMMDGSSFDWNDPTHTADPYANRDPRFYATVMYDGADWKPRPSDVAGIDPNDQIQSGAYDDGAGGFVNGIDTRESPIENWNGSRTHYYVRKFIDPDPGLPDSRSAGQVVPWPFIRYTEMALIYAEASIALGEETEAKNWLNQVRFRAGMPEVTDAGTDLLNRLINERRIELAYEEHRYFDGRRWMMGEMLHRGIKAIDVKATLKAGSAPLSPYRHDKDVYDYTYTVVDNTENENRQWNDKMYFRPISRDEINRNAQLIQNPGY, from the coding sequence ATGAAATTAACCAGAATCATATTCTCGGTACTCTTTGTCGCTGCGATATCGTATTCATGTAGCAATGACTTCCTGAATACGCAGCCACTAGATAAAATATCCAGTGATGCTACCTGGGCTGATGGCCCGCTTTCCCAGGCCTTTGTTTTCAATGTATATTCTTTCCTGGGATATGGTGGATTTGAGGAAGAAGGGCTTTCTTCCTTCACTGATGAAGCTATGTTTACCCATGCGGGTAGAGGAATTAATACGTTTACAGAATCTACGATCAGCCCGGATAACCTCGGGAATCAAAGTAGTACCTTCGAATGGGGACAAATGTACCTGGCCATTCGTCAGGCGAACATCGCCATTCAGAACCTGCCTGCTTCTACCTTCAATGATGATGAGTTGCGTGATCAGCTATTAGGGGAATCTTATTTCCTAAGAGCCTATTACTATCATCAATTGTTGAGATTCTATGGAGGAGTACCCATTATTGACCGTCCTTACGAATTGAATGAAGATTATTCAATCGCCAGGAATACCTTCCAGGAATGTATCGAATTTATCGTATCGGATCTGGATCAAGCGGCTCAATTATTAAATGGAAAAAATCCTGAGGCAGGAAGAGCTACTCAAATAGCCGCTATGTCATTGAAAGCACGCGTATTGTTGTATGCTGCCAGTGATCTGCATGATGCAGCTACTGCTCAGGCAAATTCTTCTACCCTATCCGGCTTTTCAAATATCGAATTGCTCGCTTATGTAGGAGGAGACAGAAATGCCAGATGGCGTGCGGCCCAGGCTGCAGCTAAAGCTGTACTGGATGCAACTACCGGATACAAATTTGGATTGACTGCCCCGGTTTCAGCCGAAGAAGGAAAAGCCAACTATGTATCAGTTGCTATGGGTGGTGTAAGTAGTGTTGCTGACGCTGCTGCTGCTGCTGAATTGATTTTCCAACGTACGCATACTACCCTCTTTACCCAGGAAAACAACTGGCCTTTGGGTGGGATTCACTTTGGCGTAAACAATGGTCCTAATGGATACCATAACTGGGCAGGTAATACACCTATTCAGCAATTGGTAGATGACTATGAAATGATGGATGGATCCAGCTTTGACTGGAATGATCCTACCCATACAGCAGATCCTTATGCTAACAGAGACCCGCGCTTCTACGCAACTGTTATGTATGATGGAGCTGACTGGAAGCCCAGACCTTCTGATGTGGCAGGTATTGACCCGAATGACCAAATCCAATCCGGAGCCTATGATGACGGAGCTGGTGGATTTGTCAATGGTATTGATACACGTGAATCACCCATTGAAAACTGGAATGGTAGCCGTACTCACTATTACGTGAGAAAGTTTATTGATCCAGATCCAGGTTTACCTGATAGCCGTTCTGCAGGACAGGTTGTACCCTGGCCCTTCATTCGCTATACAGAAATGGCCCTGATTTATGCCGAAGCCAGCATTGCTTTGGGAGAAGAAACAGAAGCCAAAAACTGGTTAAACCAGGTTCGTTTCAGAGCTGGTATGCCTGAGGTAACAGATGCGGGAACAGATCTTCTAAACAGATTGATCAATGAGCGCCGTATCGAATTGGCTTATGAAGAGCATCGTTACTTTGACGGACGGAGATGGATGATGGGAGAAATGCTGCATCGCGGTATTAAAGCTATAGATGTAAAGGCTACTTTGAAGGCTGGATCAGCACCGCTTAGTCCCTATCGTCATGACAAGGATGTTTACGATTATACCTATACCGTTGTGGATAATACAGAAAATGAAAATCGTCAGTGGAATGACAAGATGTACTTCCGCCCGATTAGCCGCGACGAAATCAATCGTAATGCTCAATTGATTCAAAATCCTGGCTACTAA